Proteins from a genomic interval of Salinarchaeum sp. Harcht-Bsk1:
- a CDS encoding VIT1/CCC1 transporter family protein, with amino-acid sequence MIGKLLGDDVESSGRYLAEVIYGANDGIVTTFAVVSGVAGAALNPSIVLILGAANLFADGFSMGMSNYLSRRSELDYERSVQGDEPGPPSAPSDAKSPRRTAFVTFLAFVVAGWAPLIPYILALEPSFPLSIAFTGLAFFAVGSSRSVVTRRRWYVNGAEMFVVGMAAAVVAYTVGNLLGGAA; translated from the coding sequence ATGATCGGGAAACTCCTCGGTGACGACGTCGAATCGTCCGGGCGCTATCTCGCCGAAGTGATCTACGGTGCCAACGACGGGATCGTCACCACCTTCGCCGTTGTCTCCGGCGTCGCGGGAGCGGCGCTGAACCCCTCGATCGTGCTCATCCTGGGTGCGGCCAATCTGTTCGCCGACGGCTTCTCGATGGGGATGAGCAACTATCTCAGCCGCCGGTCGGAACTCGATTACGAGCGCTCCGTGCAAGGTGACGAACCGGGTCCACCGAGCGCGCCGTCCGACGCGAAGTCTCCCCGTCGAACGGCGTTCGTCACGTTTCTCGCCTTCGTCGTCGCTGGATGGGCACCCCTTATCCCCTACATCCTCGCGCTCGAGCCCTCCTTCCCACTCTCGATTGCCTTTACCGGACTCGCGTTCTTCGCCGTCGGATCGAGTCGGAGCGTGGTGACGCGGCGACGGTGGTACGTCAACGGTGCCGAGATGTTCGTCGTCGGAATGGCTGCGGCTGTCGTCGCGTACACCGTCGGGAACCTTCTTGGCGGGGCCGCCTGA
- a CDS encoding universal stress protein, giving the protein MQEHLLVPYDGSPLSQRALERALTKHPDDRITVLYVLDPVLAVYEAEAKGAPAASTLHDRMTERADEICADAAERASEHGREITKATENGRPARTIVSYADDHDVDHIVMGSHGREGVSRLVLGSVAERVMRQAPMPVTIVR; this is encoded by the coding sequence ATGCAGGAGCACCTACTCGTTCCGTACGACGGGTCGCCACTGTCCCAGCGGGCGCTCGAACGAGCGCTCACGAAACACCCCGACGATCGAATCACCGTCCTCTACGTGCTCGATCCGGTGCTCGCGGTGTACGAAGCGGAGGCGAAGGGCGCGCCAGCGGCGAGTACGTTGCACGACCGAATGACCGAGCGGGCCGACGAAATCTGTGCCGACGCGGCAGAGCGAGCCAGTGAACACGGCCGTGAAATCACGAAGGCCACCGAAAACGGCCGTCCAGCCCGGACCATCGTATCGTACGCCGACGACCACGACGTCGACCACATCGTCATGGGAAGCCACGGGCGTGAAGGGGTGTCGCGGCTCGTGCTCGGGAGCGTCGCGGAACGGGTGATGCGGCAGGCACCGATGCCCGTGACGATCGTTCGCTGA
- a CDS encoding DsrE family protein, whose translation MTKAAVVILAGTEGHANLGRIVNGLETAKEFAETDGDEVELIFDGAGTQWIAELEDPDSDQHELYQAVRDDASACDYCSGAFGVDDAVNDSGVVRLDDNGGHPSIQSLVDDGYEVLTY comes from the coding sequence ATGACGAAAGCAGCTGTCGTGATCCTCGCTGGAACGGAGGGCCACGCGAACCTGGGGCGTATCGTGAACGGGCTCGAAACGGCGAAGGAGTTCGCCGAAACGGACGGGGACGAGGTCGAACTCATCTTCGACGGCGCTGGCACACAGTGGATCGCCGAACTCGAAGATCCGGACAGCGACCAGCACGAACTCTACCAGGCCGTCCGGGACGACGCGTCCGCCTGTGACTACTGCTCCGGAGCGTTCGGCGTCGACGACGCAGTGAACGATTCCGGCGTGGTGCGCCTCGACGACAACGGCGGCCACCCCAGCATCCAGTCGCTCGTCGACGACGGCTACGAGGTCCTCACGTACTGA
- a CDS encoding dihydrolipoyl dehydrogenase: MDEVDFLVIGSGSGLDVANAAANQGQSVAVVEKGPLGGTCLNRGCIPSKHLLYHADVLETVERAGEFHVEATVEDVDFSEIVQKVNEEVQDDAASIRQGLRSSPHHDLFEGEGRFVDDRTVEIVSGEDEGARIRAETVLIAAGTRPAIPDVDGIDDVDYLTSTEALQLETPPEHLVIVGGGYIAAELGHFFGTFGSDVTIVGRRPNLLPEADQEVAEAFTDRYAERFTVHTGHAATGVSETDGTVTVEAHPYEYGPAGGLSEDDAVTATGDELLVAAGRRPNTDLLDLDATGVDTDDRGFVETDEYLRTTAEGVWALGDIVGEHLLKHSANHEAQAVARNLFGDELQAVDYTAMPFAVFASPEVAGVGARKEELEAAGREYATRTYRYEDTARGSAMQAEGFVKAIIDLDGQILGCHVIGPDASNLIQEVVVAMKAGSGSVQDIRESVHIHPALSEVVQRAFSGQFTRGGHAH, encoded by the coding sequence ATGGACGAGGTCGATTTTCTGGTCATCGGATCGGGGTCCGGACTTGACGTAGCCAACGCGGCCGCGAATCAGGGGCAGTCGGTCGCCGTCGTCGAGAAAGGGCCGTTGGGCGGAACGTGTCTCAATCGCGGCTGTATCCCCTCGAAGCACCTGCTCTACCACGCTGACGTCCTGGAGACCGTCGAGCGCGCCGGCGAGTTCCACGTCGAGGCGACCGTCGAGGACGTCGACTTCTCCGAGATCGTCCAGAAGGTCAACGAGGAGGTCCAGGACGACGCTGCGTCGATACGGCAGGGGTTGCGGTCCTCTCCCCACCATGACCTCTTCGAGGGGGAAGGACGATTCGTCGACGATCGGACGGTCGAGATCGTGAGCGGCGAGGACGAGGGGGCGCGGATCCGCGCCGAGACGGTGCTGATCGCCGCCGGGACGCGGCCGGCGATCCCGGACGTCGACGGCATCGACGACGTCGACTACCTCACCAGCACCGAGGCGTTGCAGCTGGAGACCCCGCCCGAGCATCTCGTGATCGTCGGTGGCGGGTACATCGCCGCCGAACTCGGTCACTTCTTCGGCACCTTCGGGAGCGACGTGACGATCGTCGGCCGCCGACCGAACCTCCTCCCGGAGGCCGACCAGGAAGTCGCCGAGGCGTTCACCGACCGCTACGCCGAGCGCTTCACCGTCCATACGGGCCACGCGGCCACCGGCGTCTCCGAAACCGACGGAACGGTGACAGTCGAGGCACACCCCTACGAGTACGGCCCCGCCGGCGGCCTCAGCGAGGACGACGCAGTGACCGCGACGGGGGACGAACTGCTCGTGGCCGCCGGTCGCCGGCCGAACACGGATCTCCTCGATCTCGACGCGACGGGGGTCGATACGGACGACCGGGGCTTCGTCGAGACCGACGAATACCTCCGGACGACCGCCGAGGGGGTCTGGGCCCTCGGCGACATCGTCGGCGAGCACCTGCTGAAACACAGCGCGAACCACGAGGCGCAGGCCGTCGCCCGGAATCTCTTCGGCGACGAACTCCAGGCGGTCGACTACACCGCGATGCCCTTCGCGGTGTTCGCCTCGCCGGAGGTCGCGGGCGTGGGTGCACGCAAGGAGGAACTCGAGGCCGCCGGCCGGGAGTACGCGACCCGGACCTACCGGTACGAGGATACTGCGCGGGGGAGTGCGATGCAGGCCGAGGGGTTCGTCAAGGCCATCATCGACCTCGACGGCCAGATCCTGGGGTGCCACGTCATCGGTCCGGACGCGTCCAACCTGATCCAGGAGGTCGTCGTCGCGATGAAAGCGGGGTCCGGGTCCGTCCAGGACATCCGCGAGTCAGTCCACATCCATCCTGCCCTGTCCGAGGTCGTGCAGCGGGCGTTCTCGGGACAGTTCACCCGGGGCGGACACGCCCACTGA
- a CDS encoding sulfite exporter TauE/SafE family protein: MLGAGTDLGTIALQSLSIPAGFPVDRFLAHWWVFPASIVFSLVAIGSGVSGALFFSPFFMLFVGLAPAQAIGAGLLTEVFGMGNGLANYVRQGVVDYATAKWLLLGAVPAVVLGALAAHVVPTALLTLAFGGGLLLLGAFLVYYDPPEECVPGECEGAFLRRKNTGRGTTTIETADGETYTYDTCWRPPGLGLATAGGFITGLISAGLPEITTTQLIVRCRLPPRVAIATSVFVLGIAAIAGAAVHALAATPVWFVVAWSIPGVLVGSTIGTRVGKYVPSDVMEPVLGVVFGIVGAIVLASELLV, translated from the coding sequence ATGCTCGGAGCCGGGACTGATTTGGGGACGATCGCGCTCCAGTCGCTGTCCATTCCCGCCGGATTTCCGGTCGATCGGTTCCTCGCCCACTGGTGGGTATTCCCGGCGTCGATCGTCTTCTCGCTGGTCGCGATCGGGTCGGGCGTCTCCGGCGCGCTCTTTTTCAGCCCGTTTTTCATGCTGTTCGTCGGGCTTGCACCCGCACAGGCGATCGGCGCCGGGCTCCTGACGGAGGTCTTCGGGATGGGCAACGGGCTGGCGAACTACGTGCGCCAGGGCGTCGTCGACTATGCCACGGCGAAATGGCTCCTGCTCGGCGCGGTCCCGGCCGTCGTCCTCGGCGCGCTCGCCGCCCACGTCGTGCCAACGGCGCTACTCACGCTCGCGTTCGGGGGCGGACTCCTGCTGCTGGGCGCGTTCCTGGTCTACTACGATCCCCCAGAGGAGTGCGTCCCGGGCGAGTGCGAGGGCGCGTTCCTGCGACGGAAGAACACGGGGCGCGGAACGACGACGATCGAGACGGCCGACGGCGAGACGTACACCTACGACACCTGCTGGCGCCCGCCCGGCCTGGGCCTGGCGACCGCCGGTGGGTTCATCACCGGGCTGATCAGCGCAGGGCTCCCCGAGATCACGACGACCCAGCTGATCGTCCGGTGTCGGCTCCCGCCCCGGGTGGCGATCGCGACGAGCGTGTTCGTCCTCGGGATCGCCGCCATCGCCGGGGCGGCCGTGCACGCGCTCGCCGCCACGCCAGTCTGGTTCGTCGTCGCGTGGTCGATCCCCGGTGTCCTCGTCGGCAGTACGATCGGCACCCGCGTCGGGAAGTACGTCCCCAGCGACGTGATGGAGCCGGTCCTCGGCGTCGTCTTCGGGATCGTCGGCGCGATCGTGCTCGCGAGCGAGCTGCTCGTGTAG
- a CDS encoding SDR family oxidoreductase has protein sequence MSPTSADLTVPELTAADLLVLDDPRFDPDTVAVVTGAASGIGRATSVALAANGLAVVGADVDEDGLETTADLADELDAPGTIHPVPTDLTDDGDVEAMIDAAADYGNLRYVANVAGMQHIASITEFPMERYDLLLDVMLRAPFLIAKRAMPHIRATDDGVGAIGNMSSVHGHVATQDKPAYVTAKHGLHGLTRSIAAEGEGTLRGFSVSVGYVLTPLMVNQIEDTAEERGISERAVVEDVMLGQARTKEMMTPAEVANLFVFGFSQHGTHLNGGDLLWDGGYTTTYA, from the coding sequence ATGTCACCCACCTCCGCCGACCTCACGGTCCCCGAACTCACCGCCGCCGACCTCCTCGTGCTCGACGATCCCCGCTTCGACCCGGACACCGTCGCGGTCGTCACCGGCGCCGCCTCCGGCATCGGCCGGGCCACGTCGGTCGCGCTCGCGGCCAACGGGCTCGCCGTTGTCGGCGCCGACGTCGACGAGGACGGGCTCGAAACGACCGCCGACCTCGCCGACGAGCTCGACGCACCGGGCACGATCCATCCCGTCCCGACCGATCTCACCGACGACGGCGACGTCGAGGCGATGATCGACGCCGCGGCCGACTACGGCAACCTGCGGTACGTCGCGAACGTCGCCGGGATGCAACATATCGCGTCGATCACCGAGTTCCCGATGGAGCGCTACGATCTGCTGCTCGACGTCATGCTGCGCGCCCCGTTCCTGATCGCCAAACGTGCGATGCCTCACATCCGGGCCACCGACGACGGCGTCGGCGCGATCGGCAACATGTCCTCGGTGCACGGCCACGTAGCGACCCAGGACAAGCCGGCCTACGTGACGGCCAAACACGGGCTCCACGGGCTCACGCGGTCGATCGCCGCCGAGGGCGAGGGAACGCTCCGGGGCTTCTCCGTGAGCGTCGGGTACGTCCTCACGCCACTGATGGTAAACCAGATCGAGGACACCGCTGAGGAACGGGGCATCTCCGAGCGAGCGGTTGTCGAGGACGTGATGCTCGGACAGGCCCGCACGAAGGAGATGATGACACCCGCGGAGGTGGCGAACCTCTTCGTGTTCGGCTTTTCTCAGCACGGCACCCACCTCAACGGCGGCGACCTGCTCTGGGACGGCGGTTACACGACCACCTATGCCTGA
- a CDS encoding patatin-like phospholipase family protein produces the protein MPEDAPTKVAIACQGGGSHTAFTAGVLKGVLREWEDEYELVGISGTSGGAFNALATWYGLVTDGEERAIELLDALWDDLAADDLTDRMANDWGVALSRIEASGLPLPRVSPYLTPGSRLGKSRIRRILERHIDFEAVPDHCTREAPELVVGTVDVNAGVFETFTNEDVTPEAVLASAAVPTLFEAVEIHGHYHWDGLFSQNPPIDDLMTGDAARKPEELWVIQINPQEREGEPTSLEEIADRRNELAGNISLNQELRVIERVNDWIDAGHLPESDFSKTRIRRIAMDRAYHCSTKVDRSPSFLQELQDLGETRAQTFLAEK, from the coding sequence ATGCCTGAGGACGCGCCCACGAAGGTCGCCATCGCCTGCCAGGGCGGCGGCAGCCACACGGCGTTCACCGCCGGCGTCCTGAAGGGAGTCCTACGGGAGTGGGAGGACGAGTACGAACTCGTCGGGATCAGCGGCACGTCCGGCGGCGCGTTCAATGCCCTCGCGACGTGGTACGGGCTCGTCACCGACGGCGAGGAGCGGGCGATCGAGCTGCTCGACGCGCTCTGGGACGACCTCGCCGCCGACGATCTCACCGATCGGATGGCGAACGACTGGGGCGTCGCGCTCTCACGGATCGAGGCGAGCGGGCTCCCGTTGCCCCGAGTCAGTCCCTATCTCACGCCAGGCTCCCGGCTCGGGAAATCACGGATCAGACGGATACTGGAGCGACACATCGACTTCGAGGCAGTTCCGGACCACTGTACCCGCGAGGCGCCGGAACTCGTTGTCGGCACGGTCGACGTCAACGCCGGCGTCTTCGAGACGTTCACCAACGAGGACGTTACGCCCGAGGCCGTTCTCGCCTCCGCGGCGGTGCCGACGCTGTTCGAGGCCGTCGAAATCCACGGCCACTACCACTGGGACGGACTGTTCAGCCAGAACCCGCCGATCGACGACCTCATGACCGGCGACGCCGCCCGCAAACCCGAGGAGCTGTGGGTGATCCAGATCAACCCACAGGAACGTGAGGGCGAACCCACGTCGCTCGAGGAGATCGCCGATCGTCGCAACGAGCTCGCGGGGAACATCTCCCTGAACCAGGAGCTACGCGTGATCGAGCGCGTCAACGACTGGATCGACGCCGGCCACCTGCCCGAGAGCGACTTCTCGAAGACCCGAATTCGACGGATCGCGATGGATCGGGCGTACCACTGCTCGACGAAGGTCGACCGGAGCCCGTCGTTCCTCCAGGAACTGCAGGACCTCGGCGAGACGCGGGCCCAGACGTTTCTGGCCGAGAAGTGA